The nucleotide sequence CTGCTGCATTGGATGAGACCGAATCAAAGACAAGCCCCCTACTGGGTATTGATACATGTATTCTCACTCCCCACGCTGGTGCATGCACCCGTGAAGCATCTTCCAATATGAGTTTAATGGCAGTGCAGAATCTGCTCGATGTGCTTGAGCTTGGAAATTGTGAACATAGTGTCTGAATCAAAGATTTGTATTGCTTTAATATTGTGAAATTCTAAGGCCTTTCATTGTATTTCGTGGGTTGGTTGAGGGGGTGTTCTGGTATCACACACCAGAGAGGTAATGCAGCATAAACGGTTCTTCCCGGACATCATGACCATGGACATTGGCTTAACTGAGCCTTGGAGGGTAATGAATGTAGGGATATCTCCCTCTGAGAAAAACCTAGAGAAGGGAAGTACACATCAGTGTCGACAACCGTGAAGGTAGCAAATTCCCTTGTCCCGAATATGGACATACCTGTCCGGTCTATGACTCGAGACAGAAGGTATGGAAGCCTCTGAACTTCATCCAGTACCTATGCAATGGTCCCACGCATCAAGTGCAGGGAGCACAAGGTACGGTGGCGGATGGGAGTGTCCAGAGCGAGGTCTAGCAGCGGATTTCCCCTGTTGATGGAGGCGCACTTGCCTACGGATTTTGAGTTCTGGTACAATTTGTTTCCCCTCATGGTATCTTTTAAATACTGAACCGATTCTCCTATCTTTTTCGCTCTTAGTACAAATGTCTTATTATGAAGAAAAATAGAATACAACACATGGGGTTTATGGTAGGATAATCGGGATACTACGAGAAGGTGGAACCTATGGGGAAGAGACTGAGAAAGTTTGGAAAGATCCTCCTTTGGATATTTGCGGTGATTGCTGTTGTCTTGGTGATAAGTTCGGTGTTGCATGCAACACTCTTCAGGCAACGAAGAAATGCAATTACCCCATATGGGCACCTAGTCCCTGTCTTCGATGGACAGATGCACATTACCAATCTAGGTGAAGGTGACCATACCATAGTGTTGCTTCCTGGAATGGGTGTAGCTCTGCCCTCTGCTGACTTTGGGCCATTGCAGCGGGCCTTGGCTGAGGATTATAAGACGCTCGTAGTTGAGTACTTCGGGGTGGGGTTCAGTACTATTACTGATAGAGCTCGTACGAGTGAACACTATGTGGAAGAGATCAGAGAAGTACTTAACGCTGCTGGGTATGAACCGCCCTATGTGTTGATCCCTCACTCCATCTCCAGTGTGTATAGTGAACACTATGCTTCCCTCTATCCTGATGAGGTAGAGGCAATTATAAGCCTAGATGGTACATCCACCGCCTACTATGCGGAAACCCCTGCCTTTGTTGCTGCCTTACTACCCATTGCCAAGGTGCAAGAATTCCTTGGATTGACTAGCTTACTTGGACCCCTCGTTACCAATAAGAGTGAGGCTATGGAGCTTGGATACACTGAAAAGGAGGTGGATGACATGCTTACCTTTGCCGGGTTCTCGATGAATGACACCCTTCTTGAACAGCTAGCATACTCAACCGAATTCATACGCGATACCATGAGTCTTCCCTACCCAAAAGAGGTTCTTTTCTTCAAGGTTATTGCCAAGGACACGTACGAGAAACCCAATCCACAGATACCTCTCTCACCAAAGGAGTACCAGAAGCAACATCTTGAACGTATCGGAGCGCAAGCTCAGTTTGAGGTTCTTGAAGGAAGCCATTTCATCTACCAGAGTAATGCTGATGCAATTGCTGCGATTGTAGAAAAGGTGTTGGCTGATTTATAGGCTAAGGTACGAGCGAGCTTGATCAAGTACACGTTCAAGCTCCTCGAGTGTTTTTATAAACAATGCATCGTTGGCAGTAGGCTTTTCATGTTGCAACTGCGCACACAACTTCTGTGCTCCTGTTGCACCTATAGCTCCACAGCTGCCTTTTGCTTGGTGGGCAATTTCTGCTACTTTCTCCCAGTCATGGCTGGACCAGGCTTCCTTAAGAGCTTCTACCAAGCTGGATGTTTCCTCCATGAAAGCATGGAGTACCGTTTTGTAGGCATTTTCATTGCCCCCAAGTTGTAGGATGCCTCTTTGGAAATCGATTGCAGTATCGGGAAGGACTTTTTTTGAGGCATAGAGTCCAGCGTAGGCGAGTACCTTTCTTTGGAGTTCCTCCGGGGCATAGGGCTTACCGATAACTTCGGTTACCCCAATTTCCTTGCATCGGATGAGTACACTGGAGATTAAATCTGCTGAGGTTACCAGAATGGGAACCTCCTGATTCTTTTCCCTGATCAGCTTACTTGACGCATACCCATCCATGACATCCATGTGAAGATCCATCAAGATGCAGTCAATGATATCTTCGTGTTCGAGGAACCGTTCATACCCCTCTTTCCCATTGGAAGCAAGGTAGACGGTTGCATCTATCTGCTCAAGCAATTCCTTTGCGATAATCTGGTTTGTTGCATTGTCCTCGACAACCAATACGGTGAATAATGCATTTTGTTCTTTCTGTACCTTGGTCTTTGTAGTTTGAAGAGAAGGGGTGTTTGTTCCAAACAATTGGAGTAATCCATTGAACAGAACGCTGGTGATGAGGGGTAGCATAAGGACCAAGTCACAGGAAATCTGGAACTCTTTTTCTAGCTCCAACTGGTTGTCTGAAAATACTAAAAGCTTCGGACGCGATCCATCGTGAGCGTTGAAAATATTTCGAAAATTTTCCGATATAACCATGGACTTGCGATAATCCAATACCACAAGATCATAATTTTGATTTCCTTCGAGTGCCTTTGCCGCTAGGTTTACTGAAGTAACCCCTTCATAGGCGATATGATATTCAGTGAAAATTATCCCGAGACGATCATAGAGCATTCTATCTTGAATGACGAGCAAAACTCGGTGAGAAGAAAAATCAACTGATGTATGGGCTTCTCCCGCTGGATTAGTATCTACTTGCATGGGGAGGAAGATGGTGAAGCTAGTGCCTTCATTTGGAACGCTCTCAACCTCCAGTTTTCCGTTCATTTTTTCAACGAGTTCCTTAACGATAGAAAGGCCAAGGCCGGAACCTCCATACTTGCGGTGGATTGTTTCATCTGCCTGCACGAACGGGGTGAAAATGGTATCGAGCTGTTCCTTGCTCATACCGATACCTGTATCAGATATCTCCAGAGAGAGGATACAGGTTGTTTTCTCCTTGTGCTGAGCAGTAATTGTGAGAGTAACAAAGCCATCTTCAGTAAATTTCACTGCATTGTTCAGGAGATTGATGAGTATCTGAGCGAGGCGTGTTGGATCTCCGATGAACTGCTTGGGAACTCCTGCTGCTTCATTAATTCTGAAACTCAAACCCTTTTGTTGAATCAGGTGTTGTTCAATTGATACACAGTTCTCCAGAACATCATCAAGATGGAATGGAACTGA is from uncultured Sphaerochaeta sp. and encodes:
- a CDS encoding alpha/beta hydrolase, with product MGKRLRKFGKILLWIFAVIAVVLVISSVLHATLFRQRRNAITPYGHLVPVFDGQMHITNLGEGDHTIVLLPGMGVALPSADFGPLQRALAEDYKTLVVEYFGVGFSTITDRARTSEHYVEEIREVLNAAGYEPPYVLIPHSISSVYSEHYASLYPDEVEAIISLDGTSTAYYAETPAFVAALLPIAKVQEFLGLTSLLGPLVTNKSEAMELGYTEKEVDDMLTFAGFSMNDTLLEQLAYSTEFIRDTMSLPYPKEVLFFKVIAKDTYEKPNPQIPLSPKEYQKQHLERIGAQAQFEVLEGSHFIYQSNADAIAAIVEKVLADL
- a CDS encoding transporter substrate-binding domain-containing protein, whose translation is MQRSNCRNLILIMGILLCLANVVYAEEALQFSEEESQFLEEHQTVQIGIDPKFMPFEFIDEEGVHSGIAADLLSLISEKTGLVFTYNPDLSWSETVREVETGTIDMFSAVGYTTERATYLTFLPAYVHFQRAIIVQKKNTSISSFSDLEGRQVAVQVGSSHEGFLATYPDITPRFYDTVEEALLAVNRGEEVAFIGNEATSAYLSRSLGLTELRVIPMTEKYAQTLHIAVRNDLPLLSSIIGKAVDFITEAELAQILDRWIRYETKIDYWPIIRIAIVIAIIIILAFALSSYWIVRLKKAIHEKEEAQMRAEEADREKSRFLARISHEIRTPLNGVRGMSFLLEKTLLSTDQKRYVQSIATATQTMQQIINDILEYSRLEENKITFESVPFHLDDVLENCVSIEQHLIQQKGLSFRINEAAGVPKQFIGDPTRLAQILINLLNNAVKFTEDGFVTLTITAQHKEKTTCILSLEISDTGIGMSKEQLDTIFTPFVQADETIHRKYGGSGLGLSIVKELVEKMNGKLEVESVPNEGTSFTIFLPMQVDTNPAGEAHTSVDFSSHRVLLVIQDRMLYDRLGIIFTEYHIAYEGVTSVNLAAKALEGNQNYDLVVLDYRKSMVISENFRNIFNAHDGSRPKLLVFSDNQLELEKEFQISCDLVLMLPLITSVLFNGLLQLFGTNTPSLQTTKTKVQKEQNALFTVLVVEDNATNQIIAKELLEQIDATVYLASNGKEGYERFLEHEDIIDCILMDLHMDVMDGYASSKLIREKNQEVPILVTSADLISSVLIRCKEIGVTEVIGKPYAPEELQRKVLAYAGLYASKKVLPDTAIDFQRGILQLGGNENAYKTVLHAFMEETSSLVEALKEAWSSHDWEKVAEIAHQAKGSCGAIGATGAQKLCAQLQHEKPTANDALFIKTLEELERVLDQARSYLSL